TCTCGGCCCCGTCGAAGAACAGGCCGAACGGGCCGATATCGCCCTGTCGCCCCTGCCGTGCGACAACCTTGGTGATGGGTTGCGACTGACCGGCCAGTTCCTGCCAGATGCCGATCCCTTGCAGCAGCCGGACGGATGACAGCGCAAGCGCATAGGCCCGACCGTCGAAATTCCCGGCGCTGCGGGCCCTTTCGGGCGCGGCATCGACGACAGCCACGTTCAGCCCCGCATTCACAAGGGCAAGCCCAAGCGCCGGACCGTTCAGCCCGCCACCGGCGATCACGACATCATGTTCATTCTTCATGCCGGAACATTATGCCGCGCCACGGTCCGCGTCTATGCGGCAAAAGCGATGGACGTATGGCGTTGCCCGGATTAGCCTTCCTGCCAAATCAGCGGAGGCGGGATGGACTGGCTGGACAAGACCTCATGCGAGCAGGGCCGTGCGATCATGGCGGGGCTGGTCTCGCCCGTCGATCTGACCGAGGCTTATCTGGATGCGGCAGAGAAACACCCGGATCGCGATCTGATCTTCGCGCGGCTGACACCGGATCGCGCCCGGTCCGAGGCGATTGCGGCGCATGATCGCGCGAAATCCGGGCTGCGTTCGGGGCTTCTGGACGGGGTGCCGATCAGTTGGAAGGACAATATCGACAGTCGCGGCGTCGCGACCGAAGCCGGGTCCGCCCTGCTGAAGGGCCGCACACCGGACCGGGATGCCGGGCTGCTGGAAAATGCCGATCTCGCAGGGCTGATCTGTCTGGGCAAGACACATATGACCGAACTCGCCTTCAGCGGGCTGGGGGTGAACCCGATAACCGCGACCCCGCCCAATGCGCTCGATCCGGCGCTTGCGCCCGGCGGGTCCAGCTCTGGTTCCGCGGTATCGGTCGCGCTTGGGCTTTCCTCGGCGACAATCGGGTCCGATACGGGCGGCTCGATCCGTCTTCCGGCGGCTTGGAACGGGCTGGTCGGGTTCAAGCCTACTCCGGGCGCGGTGCCGATGCGCGGCGTGGTGCCGCTTTGTCCTCGCTTCGACGTGGCCGGACCGCTGGCCCGCGCTGTCGAGGATTGCGCCGAGCTTTTCGCTGCGATCACTGGTCAGCCTTCTGCCGATCTGACCGGGGCCGAGCCGAAACGGCTGCGCCTGATGGTGCTGGACGGGCTTCCGTTCGAGGATGCCCGCGACGCCCCTGTTTCGGCTTTCGAAGAGGCGGTCGAGGCTTTGGCAAGGGCAGGGGTCTCTGTCACACGCGCGGCACCTTCCTGCGTTGCCGAGGCTCTGGCGCTGTCTCCGACCCTGTTCGCGCCCGAGGCTTATGGCGTCTGGAAGGCGCATATCGAGGACGCGCCGGATGCGATGTATCCGCCAATTCTGACGCGGTTCCGGGCGGGCAAAGAGGTCTCGGCCCCGGATTTCGTCGAAGCATGGCAAACTCTGCATCGTTTGCGCCGTGACTGGGCGGACAAGGTCGGTCCGTTCGACGCAGTGATCCTTCCGACCGCGCCGATCCTGCCCCCGGACCGAAAGGCGCTGCTGGCGGATGCGGATTTCTTTGCCGCTGAAAATCTTCTCACCCTGCGCAATACCCGGATCGGCAATCTTTTCGGCCTGCCTGCGATCACCCTGCCAACAGAAAGGCCCGCCTGCGGCATCATGGCGATGGGTGCAGCCGGTCAGGACCGCCATCTGCTGCGTGTCGCCCGGGCCATCGAGATCGCGCTTTCAGCGTAAGTTCACTGGACTGACGCCTCTCGTTTTTGTAATCTCGGGGAATAACGGGGCGACACGACCCCGAATGAGAGGCAGTCATGGCACAGACCGAGCGGTTTTCGAACCTGCCGGAATACGCATTTCCGCGTTTGCGCGCGTTGTTGTCGGGTATCCAGCCCGGCGGCGAGCCTGTCGTCATGACCATTGGCGAGCCTCGCCATCCGATCCCGGATTTCGTGGCCCCGATCATGGCGGACTGCATTGCGCTTTTCGGGAAATATCCCCCGAATGAAGGCAGCGCCGCCATGCTGGAGGCAATTTGCGGCTGGATGTCCCGCCGTCACGGGCTGGAGGTGGTCCCGGACCATATCACCAGCCTGAACGGTACGCGCGAGGGGCTGTTCAACGCGGCTCTGGCGCTCTGTCCCCAGCAGAAAAACGGTGCGCAGCCGGTCATTTTGATCCCGAACCCGTTTTATCAGGTCTATGCCGTCGCCGCCGCCGCTGTCGGTGCCGAGCCGGTGTTCGTTCCGGCGACTGCCGAAACCGGGTTTCTGCCGGATTTCACGGCGCTTGATGAGGCGGTGCTGAAGCGCACGGCGATTGCCTATATCTGTTCTCCGGCGAATCCTCAGGGATCGATTGCGGATGAGGATTATCTTGAGCGTCTGATCCATCTGGCCGACCGGCATGATTTTCTGGTCTTCGCGGATGAATGCTATTCCGAGATCTATCGCGATACGCCTCCGCCGGGAGCCTTGGCCGTGGCATCGCGGATGGGGCTGAGCGACCGGGTGGTGATGTTCAACTCATTGTCGAAACGGTCTAACCTGCCCGGTCTCAGATCGGGCTTCGCCGCCGGAGGCAGGACCGCAATCGCTCAGATCCGCCGCCTGCGCAGCTATGCCGGAGCGCCGCTGCCGCTGCCCGCGCAGGCTGTCAGTGCCGCCGCTTGGGCCGATGAAACCCATGTGCAGACCAATCGCGAGCTTTATCACCGGAAATACGCCGTGGCCGACCGGGTTCTGGGTAATGTGCCGGGCTATCAGGGACCCGCAGGCGGGTTTTTCCTGTGGTTGCCGGTGGAAGACGGCGAGGACGCGGCCAGAACGCTCTGGCGCGACGCCGGGATACAGGTGCTGCCCGGAGCCTATCTCTCACGAGAGGTGGGCGGGCAGAATCCGGGCAAGGGATATATCCGCGTCGCTCTGGTCGCGGATGCCGAAGAAACAGAACAGGCGCTGAACCGCCTGAAAGAAACGATTTACGATTAGGGGCAGGAAACATGGCGAGCTGGCAGGCAAAACAACGTGATCCGCTGTTCGATCAGAATACGCAGGCCGCCCTTGAGCGTCGCGGGAAAGAGCTGATCGGTGCCGGGCTGGTCGTGCTTGCCGTGGGACTGGCGCTGATTCTGTATAGCTGGTCGCCC
This sequence is a window from Paracoccus aerodenitrificans. Protein-coding genes within it:
- a CDS encoding aminotransferase class I/II-fold pyridoxal phosphate-dependent enzyme, which gives rise to MAQTERFSNLPEYAFPRLRALLSGIQPGGEPVVMTIGEPRHPIPDFVAPIMADCIALFGKYPPNEGSAAMLEAICGWMSRRHGLEVVPDHITSLNGTREGLFNAALALCPQQKNGAQPVILIPNPFYQVYAVAAAAVGAEPVFVPATAETGFLPDFTALDEAVLKRTAIAYICSPANPQGSIADEDYLERLIHLADRHDFLVFADECYSEIYRDTPPPGALAVASRMGLSDRVVMFNSLSKRSNLPGLRSGFAAGGRTAIAQIRRLRSYAGAPLPLPAQAVSAAAWADETHVQTNRELYHRKYAVADRVLGNVPGYQGPAGGFFLWLPVEDGEDAARTLWRDAGIQVLPGAYLSREVGGQNPGKGYIRVALVADAEETEQALNRLKETIYD
- a CDS encoding amidase, with the translated sequence MDWLDKTSCEQGRAIMAGLVSPVDLTEAYLDAAEKHPDRDLIFARLTPDRARSEAIAAHDRAKSGLRSGLLDGVPISWKDNIDSRGVATEAGSALLKGRTPDRDAGLLENADLAGLICLGKTHMTELAFSGLGVNPITATPPNALDPALAPGGSSSGSAVSVALGLSSATIGSDTGGSIRLPAAWNGLVGFKPTPGAVPMRGVVPLCPRFDVAGPLARAVEDCAELFAAITGQPSADLTGAEPKRLRLMVLDGLPFEDARDAPVSAFEEAVEALARAGVSVTRAAPSCVAEALALSPTLFAPEAYGVWKAHIEDAPDAMYPPILTRFRAGKEVSAPDFVEAWQTLHRLRRDWADKVGPFDAVILPTAPILPPDRKALLADADFFAAENLLTLRNTRIGNLFGLPAITLPTERPACGIMAMGAAGQDRHLLRVARAIEIALSA